One Candidatus Sulfotelmatobacter sp. genomic region harbors:
- a CDS encoding response regulator, which produces MVKGDSSTRTQTTHTLLIVDDERSLRFSIGEWARDAGLQPIEAASGREAMERVRERAADVVLLDLKLGDEDGMQVLKRLREDDPDRPVIMLTGHGTVEHAVRAIKMGAYDFMLKPPDLDHLGVVLERALEHSRLKREVEHLRASA; this is translated from the coding sequence ATGGTGAAAGGCGACAGTTCCACGCGCACCCAGACCACGCACACGCTGCTCATCGTGGATGACGAGCGCTCGCTGCGCTTCAGCATCGGCGAGTGGGCACGCGACGCGGGCCTGCAGCCCATCGAGGCGGCGAGCGGCCGCGAGGCGATGGAGCGCGTGCGCGAGCGCGCCGCCGACGTCGTCCTGCTCGACCTGAAGCTGGGCGACGAAGACGGCATGCAGGTCCTCAAGCGGCTGCGCGAGGACGATCCCGACCGGCCGGTGATCATGCTCACCGGGCACGGCACCGTGGAGCACGCGGTGCGCGCGATCAAGATGGGCGCGTACGACTTCATGCTCAAGCCGCCCGACCTCGATCACCTCGGCGTCGTGCTGGAGCGCGCGCTGGAGCACTCGCGCCTCAAGCGCGAGGTCGAACACCTGCGCGCGAGCGC
- a CDS encoding ATP-binding protein, translated as MVPPEIMSAARSNRPRPAEAAALADALFEDTDAAALLLDARGKVLRANPAAARLLGVPARRVAGKSAAVLLGSIVPGEELVREASAARRVEHETVLAAPNGGELPVLWRSRRLPGGALLLILRDLTQPRRMRDELRRNERLATLGQLAAGVAHEIRNPLAGIGTSAQVLLRRFEPRDERARFVRVILEEVGRLDRIVGSLLQYARPRTPQLSAGRLEPLIHRALELSGEAVRQAGIRVEVTGGARLAPVFIDADLILQVLLNVTLNAVQAMPQGGTLRYEVRLARRRTPQRGPGRRAGDPPAARARDAPRWLRYQQVRISDTGTGMPRGVLGKLFDPFFTTKPQGTGLGLSISQTIMQEHGGTIEVASREGRGTTVLLGFPLEKRHGERRQFHAHPDHAHAAHRG; from the coding sequence GTGGTCCCGCCTGAGATCATGAGCGCCGCGCGCTCGAACCGCCCGCGTCCCGCCGAGGCAGCCGCGCTGGCGGATGCGCTGTTCGAAGACACCGACGCCGCGGCGCTGCTGCTCGACGCGCGCGGCAAGGTACTGCGCGCCAATCCCGCCGCGGCACGCCTGCTCGGCGTGCCCGCCCGGCGAGTGGCCGGAAAGTCGGCCGCCGTGCTGCTGGGCTCGATCGTGCCGGGGGAGGAGCTGGTCCGCGAGGCGAGCGCCGCGCGCCGCGTCGAGCACGAGACCGTGCTCGCGGCCCCGAACGGGGGAGAGCTGCCGGTGCTGTGGCGCAGTCGCCGGCTTCCCGGCGGAGCGCTGCTGTTGATCCTGCGAGACCTCACTCAGCCGCGGCGGATGCGCGACGAACTGCGCCGGAACGAGCGCCTGGCGACGCTCGGTCAGCTCGCGGCCGGCGTGGCTCACGAAATCCGAAATCCACTCGCGGGAATCGGCACCAGCGCGCAGGTGTTGCTGCGGCGATTCGAACCGCGCGACGAGCGCGCGCGTTTCGTGAGGGTGATCCTCGAGGAAGTCGGCCGTCTCGACCGCATCGTCGGAAGTCTGCTGCAGTACGCCCGGCCGCGCACGCCCCAGCTGTCGGCCGGACGCCTGGAGCCCCTGATCCATCGCGCGCTCGAGCTGAGCGGCGAGGCCGTCCGGCAGGCCGGAATCCGGGTCGAGGTGACGGGCGGTGCGCGCCTCGCGCCGGTCTTCATCGACGCCGATCTCATCCTGCAGGTGCTGCTGAACGTGACGCTCAATGCCGTGCAGGCCATGCCGCAGGGCGGAACGCTGCGCTACGAGGTGCGACTGGCGCGCCGGCGCACGCCGCAGCGCGGACCGGGCCGGCGCGCCGGCGATCCCCCCGCAGCTCGCGCGCGGGATGCGCCGCGCTGGCTGCGCTACCAGCAGGTGCGGATCAGCGACACCGGCACCGGAATGCCACGCGGCGTGCTCGGCAAGTTGTTCGATCCGTTCTTCACCACCAAGCCGCAGGGCACCGGGCTCGGGCTTTCCATCTCGCAAACCATCATGCAGGAGCATGGCGGCACCATCGAAGTGGCCAGCCGCGAAGGACGCGGAACCACGGTGCTGCTGGGATTCCCGCTGGAGAAACGACATGGTGAAAGGCGACAGTTCCACGCGCACCCAGACCACGCACACGCTGCTCATCGTGGATGA
- the csrA gene encoding carbon storage regulator CsrA → MLVLTRKLGENIRIGDSVKITVLEVRSGQVKLGIEAPPEVKVHREEIYARIQEENRRAQHWKPESPPEPNPPRSEPRKESGGS, encoded by the coding sequence ATGCTGGTCCTAACACGGAAGTTAGGCGAGAACATTCGCATCGGGGATTCGGTCAAGATCACCGTCCTCGAAGTGCGCTCGGGCCAGGTGAAGCTGGGCATCGAGGCGCCCCCCGAGGTGAAGGTGCACCGGGAGGAGATCTATGCCCGAATCCAGGAAGAGAACCGGCGCGCCCAGCACTGGAAGCCCGAATCCCCGCCGGAGCCGAACCCGCCGCGTTCGGAGCCGCGAAAGGAAAGCGGTGGCTCGTAG